A window from Triplophysa dalaica isolate WHDGS20190420 chromosome 3, ASM1584641v1, whole genome shotgun sequence encodes these proteins:
- the wnt9a gene encoding LOW QUALITY PROTEIN: protein Wnt-9a (The sequence of the model RefSeq protein was modified relative to this genomic sequence to represent the inferred CDS: deleted 2 bases in 1 codon; substituted 1 base at 1 genomic stop codon), translated as MGGAQKSSMYKKCRFHXWGFYKPTQDERNELPQSRYKMLDGHLLLGWLSFTIIVHLICLPGPSTAYFGLTGDEPLSILPLNSQPDERTGKAHYKLCDRLKLEKKQRRMCRRDPGVAETLIEAISMSALECQYQFRFERWNCTLEGRYRSHILKRGFKETAFLFAISSAGLTHAMAKACSAGRMERCTCDEAPDLENRKAWQWGGCGDNLKYSNKFVKDFLGKRSNKDLRARIDTHNSNVGMKVIKAGVETTCKCHGVSGSCTVQTCWRQLAPFHEIGKQLKQRYETSVKVMSSNNEATGEAEISQSRSQGQPPPPGPRPDTIPRTTDLLHIEDSPSFCRPSKYSAGTSARKCYKDKNCEAICCGRGHNTQSRVVTRPCQCQVRWCCYVECKQCTQREEVYTCKG; from the exons ATGGGAGGGGCACAGAAATCCTCT ATGTATAAGAAGTGCCGTTTTCACTAGTGGGGATTTTACAAACCAACTCAGGACGAACGAAATGAGCTGCCCCAGAGCCGCTACAAAATGCTGGATGGACACCTACTCCTGGGATGGTTATCATTCACTATAATAGTGCATCTAATCTGCTTGCCTGGACCAAGCACTGCTTACTTTGG GCTGACAGGTGATGAACCCCTGTCCATTCTGCCCCTGAACTCACAACCAGACGAGAGGACGGGCAAAGCACACTACAAGCTCTGTGACCGACTCAAGCTAGAGAAAAAGCAACGCAGAATGTGCAGACGGGACCCCGGTGTAGCCGAGACTCTGATTGAAGCAATCAGTATGAGTGCATTAGAGTGCCAATACCAGTTTCGCTTTGAGAGGTGGAACTGTACTTTAGAGGGCCGTTATAGGAGTCACATTTTAAAGAGGG GCTTTAAGGAGACTGCGTTCCTCTTCGCCATCTCCTCAGCTGGCCTTACCCATGCCATGGCTAAAGCCTGCAGCGCTGGTCGCATGGAGCGCTGCACCTGTGATGAGGCTCCAGATCTGGAGAACCGCAAAGCCTGGCAGTGGGGTGGCTGTGGAGACAACCTCAAGTACAGCAACAAATTTGTCAAAGACTTCCTGGGTAAGAGGTCCAACAAGGATCTCCGCGCCCGGATAGACACGCACAACAGCAATGTAGGAATGAAG GTGATCAAGGCAGGAGTGGAGACCACCTGCAAATGTCACGGAGTGTCAGGCTCGTGCACAGTGCAGACCTGCTGGAGGCAGCTGGCGCCCTTCCACGAGATCGGCAAGCAGCTCAAGCAACGCTACGAGACATCCGTCAAAGTGATGAGCTCCAACAACGAAGCCACCGGGGAGGCAGAAATCTCCCAGAGCCGATCCCAGGGGCAGCCGCCCCCACCGGGCCCGCGGCCGGACACCATTCCCCGCACCACCGATCTCCTTCACATTGAGGACTCGCCGAGCTTTTGCAGACCCAGCAAGTATTCGGCGGGCACGTCGGCACGCAAGTGCTACAAGGATAAGAACTGCGAGGCCATCTGCTGCGGCAGGGGCCACAACACTCAGAGCAGAGTGGTGACGAGACCGTGCCAGTGCCAAGTACGCTGGTGCTGTTACGTCGAATGCAAACAGTGCACTCAAAGAGAAGAGGTTTACACCTGTAAAGGGTAA